The sequence GTTATCATTAtcaattgtgctaaatttcgaACCGACATTATACGACATATCATCCAGACCCGTACCATAATGTTTGCCTAAAGATTTTAGTTCGTACATTTCGATGGCACTTCCTACAACAAAATTGTCGTAAAGAGCATAACTAGACTGTCCATCGAAATTCTCTATATACACGTATAATTGCTGGCGGCCATTATTGTTTGTGAGAGCATGTAGATTTTCCAAACCAATCCAGTACTCGCCCTTTACATTACCAAATCCCTTCCAGTAATCGGACCAGGGACGTGTGAAATTTTCTGAACCATCTTGGCGTCTCAAAATGTGCAACCAATCACCACCATTGGACTCTATATCACAGAAGACCATAATTTGCTTGGCTTTGTTGCCcggtataaatattttgtaataaccACTCTTTTGTGAGCACTTAGTAGCTGCTTTACAGTCCACCGGTGCAGGGTCTTGGGTACAGTGCTTTTTAAATTCCGGCAGTTTATCAACACGTACATCGAATAAtagtttattttcataattttcaatttcatctTCTTTGGCTAGAATTTGAGATACTCTAAAATGTAGGGAATAAgatattaacaattttcaaagcttttaaaactatttgttttttcaaatactAACTGTCTTGTTAAAGTGTTGATTTGTAGTTTGATATCATCGTTTGTTTTAATGgttttttcataattgtttaaaatttccaaatactTTGATTctaaataagcatttttttgcttaagactaaaacaaaaattaaagtatAAGTACAGATAATGTTAAATTAATTGCGATTTCAGCTTACATTTCTTCTGATTTCTTTACAGTATCTAACTCATCCATTAATGTTGAGTACTTTGCTTTTACTTCAGTTAtttcttgttttaaaatttcttgaaaataaaataatttcttaaataaagctGTGAAACATTATCACTTACATACTCTGCTGATTGTCCAAATTATCCTTGTTATCTGTCTCCCCAGGATGTGTAGTAGttttattactaaaaaatttaatttgtttaatgttcataataatataaattattaaattttgcttaCATAGCTGAGATGGCATCTAAACGGGTAGTTAAGTAATCTAAAGATTTTTGGGCCACACGGAAATTGTTGAAAACCTGGGAAAATTTGTCGTCAACAAGAGGGCAATTGCTGTCAGGatttcaaaaaaacagcaattcaaaagaatttttgaaattaaaaatataatataaataaattattgaaatttaaaaaaaaaaaaaaaaagagagcaatattcggctgtgccgaatcttatatacggTAAAAGGAGGACCATACGCCACTTTTTTTAGgcgttacatattttttttacaatacatattcttaaatttcttcttgtttcggatactttgatatgttggctttagttttattcttttcaatcttgcctatctcatcttaatatacatatttttttaacatttatagaCTGACCAAAAATGGCGATGGGGTAAATGCGACAAAGGGATGGGgcagatttgtcatttgtaaaataaaacaaaaaaatccaaaaatataaacgtaTATTACTATTTTATACCTTAATTCACAAAACAAAGTAtaataaactagatatttactgtatatttcacataatttaacaaaaacaaaatttaaacaaattgtaacagagtttttctatataatatCAACATTTTGCTCTATATGACAGGGATTCCTTGTATTTTGCGAATGTGCCCCAAGGGGAGTTTTcaagtttaatataaattttgttcgtactttaaattaaatgatcGAAAAAACTATTGTCACTTATTGTTCACTATTATTGACATTCTGTCACCAATCAATATCTTTTTTGTACAGTGGTCGAcataagtctacgtacgaccacaatttttgccactttattagagaaaacccggtaaataaaaaaataataatgcagttttatttgaaatatatttttattgctaagcaccaaaaaaaatgttgttgcaatataaacttgcaaaattattcataaaaaacaataaaaaaaaacattgacaaaagtctaTATACGACAACACCATATCCTGGTTTTTTTTGAATACTAACAGATAagcatgcaatttattaagtctacagttcaaacaatattcagtaactttgaaaacactggtatagttaaaaacaagctgtgaagtggtcgcccaaagaaaatacatcgtagagatgtaatcttcattttaaaagaagtcaacaaaaactcaaaagtaaataccacaaaattggccAAAGAACTCGCAACAAGATCAGAAGTTATCGTTCATCCACGAACAAATCaaagaaccttaaataataatggtaattaaagcagaactcctcgtaaattagcgaacggatcgcaaacttcgtttgaaattcgcccaaaagcactttgaaaaggacatggaattctggaagcgagttttattcactgatgagttgaagtataacatatttggaagtgaTGGGAGAGATAAAGTATGGCGCAAAACAAACACAGCAATGGATCCGAAAAACTTACTCGCTACAGTTACAG comes from Calliphora vicina chromosome 2, idCalVici1.1, whole genome shotgun sequence and encodes:
- the LOC135951787 gene encoding angiopoietin-related protein 2-like, whose translation is MDELDTVKKSEEILKQKNAYLESKYLEILNNYEKTIKTNDDIKLQINTLTRQVSQILAKEDEIENYENKLLFDVRVDKLPEFKKHCTQDPAPVDCKAATKCSQKSGYYKIFIPGNKAKQIMVFCDIESNGGDWLHILRRQDGSENFTRPWSDYWKGFGNVKGEYWIGLENLHALTNNNGRQQLYVYIENFDGQSSYALYDNFVVGSAIEMYELKSLGKHYGTGLDDMSYNVGSKFSTIDNDNDFWTTGSCAVQRQVGWWYNHCTYVQPTGQYLHGESSRDGILWRSFGGLTYSHKIMYLMIRN